The window CGGATTGATCGTTATCCTCGTTATCGCCGTCCTTCTGGGCGCCGACCCGGTAAAGCTCCTGAGTGACATATCGTCGACGGGGGTGGACCAGTCTTCTTACTACGAGCAGCAGCCCGTGTCCGAGCAGGACCAGGAGCTCGCCGACTTCGTGTCGGTAGTCCTGGCCGACACTGAGGACACCTGGACGGAGATCTTCACACAGTATAACGGTACATACCGCGAGCCGACTCTGGTCCTTTTTTCAGGCGCCGTGGAATCGGCCTGCGGCTATGCGCAGTCGGCCGTCGGCCCCTTCTACTGCCCGGGGGACCAGAAGGTCTACATCGACCTCACTTTCTACAGGGACCTCAAGAACAGGTACGACGCGCCCGGCGACTTCGCACAGGCCTACGTCATAGCACACGAGGTCGGCCACCACGTGCAGAACCTCCTCGGCATTTCGGACCAGGTCTACAAGGCGCAGCAAAGGTCCAGCCAAACCGAAGC is drawn from Thermodesulfobacteriota bacterium and contains these coding sequences:
- a CDS encoding neutral zinc metallopeptidase encodes the protein MRWRMGRRSTNVEDRRGVRLGGRKAAGGGLGLIVILVIAVLLGADPVKLLSDISSTGVDQSSYYEQQPVSEQDQELADFVSVVLADTEDTWTEIFTQYNGTYREPTLVLFSGAVESACGYAQSAVGPFYCPGDQKVYIDLTFYRDLKNRYDAPGDFAQAYVIAHEVGHHVQNLLGISDQVYKAQQRSSQTEANRLSVMQELQADCFAGVWAHNAHKTRQILEEGDIEEGLNAASSIGDDRLQKQSQGHVTPDSFTHGSSAQRVRWFKKGLDTGDIEACNTFEARSL